The Zygosaccharomyces rouxii strain CBS732 chromosome G complete sequence genome contains a region encoding:
- the AIP1 gene encoding Aip1p (similar to uniprot|P46680 Saccharomyces cerevisiae YMR092C AIP1 Actin cortical patch component probable binding site on actin lies on front surface of subdomains 3 and 4): MSAIELKSVIPPQPSTERNFTTHLSYNESKNAIAYPCGKSAFIRFLGEDEDAVVQFVGHATANVNVVRFSPIPGSEYVASGDDFGKVIVWSFLRDEKTGEFETKIKAEFEVLAGPISDISWDFEGRRLCVVGEGRDRFGAFISWDTGNSLGEISGHSQKINACHFKQSRPMRAFTVGDDGSVVFYQGPPFKFTASDRTHHDSGKFVRDVQFSPGAGEHAVTVGYDRRIVCFDGKTGEFIKYIEDQDEPVQGGLFALSWLDATRFVTASADFTLRLWSVTESKCLQKWTLPQSLGHQQVGVVTAKDDQIISLSLDGTLHFFQVGKEGVVKSLKGHNKGITALAVNPLVSGSFDGRVMTWNSEPSEMHSDHTNLVLAIDNSKHPDYATIAWDDTLKVSGTAKHQFKDQPRVAQVASGEGVVAVVTTGESLLIINSFTGEVIQETKLSEPATAVGIGKQFVAIALERSKYIEVFKASDLSVSYKLPTALRAAGSYISFSPSEKYLAVGEVMGKITLFDLETKEIKTSRWAFHTSRINAISWQPSEKEDLVATGSLDTNIFIYSVEKPMKVIKRLNAHKDDITAVLWENPETLVSAGSDACIKKWAVKFE, from the coding sequence ATGTCtgcaattgaattgaaatcgGTGATACCACCTCAACCTTCCACCGAAAGGAACTTCACCACTCACCTGTCATACAACGAATCCAAAAACGCCATTGCCTATCCATGTGGCAAATCTGCCTTCATTAGATTCTTaggtgaagatgaggatgcTGTAGTCCAGTTTGTGGGACATGCCACGGCAAACGTCAATGTTGTGAGATTTTCCCCAATTCCTGGTTCTGAATACGTTGCCTCCGGTGATGATTTTGGTAAAGTTATCGTGTGGAGTTTTCTACGTGATGAAAAAACTGGTGAATTTGAAACTAAGATCAAGGCAGAATTTGAAGTGCTTGCGGGCCCAATTTCTGATATCTCATGGGACTTCGAAGGTCGCAGATTATGTGTTGTAGGTGAAGGTCGTGATAGATTTGGTGCTTTCATCTCTTGGGATACTGGTAACTCATTAGGTGAAATTTCCGGTCACTCTCAAAAGATCAATGCTTGCCATTTCAAACAATCAAGACCTATGAGAGCTTTTACCGTTGGTGACGATGGTTCTGTAGTTTTCTACCAAGGTCCACCTTTCAAATTCACCGCCAGTGATAGAACTCACCATGATTCAGGCAAATTCGTTAGAGACGTTCAATTCTCACCTGGTGCAGGTGAACATGCCGTAACTGTAGGTTACGACAGAAGGATTGTGTGTTTTGACGGTAAGACTGGTGAATTTATCAAGTACATTGAGGACCAAGATGAACCCGTACAAGGTGGACTATTCGCATTGTCATGGTTAGATGCAACTAGGTTTGTTACAGCAAGTGCCGATTTCACCCTCAGACTCTGGTCTGTGACTGAATCAAAATGTCTACAAAAATGGACTTTACCGCAGTCCCTCGGACATCAACAAGTGGGTGTAGTTACCGCTAAGGACGATCAAATTATCTCGTTATCACTAGACGGTACCTTacatttctttcaagtgGGTAAAGAAGGTGtggtaaaatctttgaaaggCCATAATAAAGGTATAACTGCCCTGGCTGTGAATCCTTTGGTCAGTGGATCTTTTGATGGTAGAGTAATGACTTGGAATTCCGAACCTTCAGAAATGCACTCCGACCACACCAATTTGGTTCTAGCCATTGACAACAGCAAACACCCAGACTACGCTACCATTGCTTGGGATGACACTTTGAAAGTCTCTGGAACTGCTAAACATCAATTCAAAGATCAACCAAGAGTCGCACAGGTGGCTTCTGGCGAGGGAGTTGTTGCAGTGGTTACCACCGGGGAATCATTGCTCATTATAAACTCCTTTACAGGTGAAGTGATTCAGGAAACTAAATTAAGCGAACCTGCAACCGCCGTGGGCATAGGAAAACAATTCGTCGCCATTGCACTGGAGCGTTCCAAATACATCGAGGTTTTCAAGGCCTCAGATCTGTCTGTAAGCTACAAACTACCTACTGCTCTACGTGCAGCTGGCTCTTACATTTCTTTCTCCCCCTCTGAAAAGTATTTGGCAGTTGGTGAAGTTATGGGTAAAATCACACTTTTCGACTTGGAGacaaaagaaatcaaaaCATCAAGATGGGCCTTCCACACCAGTAGAATCAATGCCATTTCTTGGCAACCCTCAGAAAAGGAAGATCTCGTGGCTACGGGATCTTTGGACACCAATATCTTCATTTACTCCGTAGAAAAGCCCATGAAAGTGATCAAAAGATTAAATGCCCACAAAGACGATATTACCGCCGTTCTATGGGAAAATCCCGAGACGCTAGTAAGTGCAGGTTCTGATGCTTGTATCAAAAAATGGGCCGTCAAGTTTGAATAA
- the NPL6 gene encoding Npl6p (similar to uniprot|P32832 Saccharomyces cerevisiae YMR091C NPL6 Nuclear protein that may have a role in nuclear protein import), with amino-acid sequence MSDEKELENSIGPQAEEEARPRSRSASARPDYKVDNEEFDLKEEDDDDEYHENEDIDAEENIGDEDADDDFEDKRSRSHKRARADDENKSETEDSRGGSVLPGTPSGIKKPHYSIPVDDMGAPLPVVNEEYDLPDDEEGETKITKNGELLGGRQFLVRSFTLLDKGRRRFMLSTEPARAVGFRDSYLFFQYHPNLYKYIISQEQKNDLIDRSILPYSYRNRQIALVTARSVFKEFGAKIIVNGKNITDDYYATRLREEGHVVEGTYAREPPKKVVRPTDSLDYAIGAINPAKNAVEFFDKRHQTHNSAAAGAASTNKVTATNWLYQHAAACSRFNSDLFYDRVRVLLIEQHGIRDPYTNTLHIPLSTQSTSVVGVRKLPIKRDSRDNDQDYQIKHETLIADPDLTRIKTGLLGIPSEIYEDVVSDEVKEAIREQQKFEKTLL; translated from the coding sequence ATGTCGGATGAGAAAGAACTTGAGAATAGCATAGGGCCACAGGCTGAGGAGGAGGCTCGTCCTCGTTCCAGATCCGCTAGTGCAAGACCAGACTACAAAGTGGATAATGAAGAGTTCGATTTGAAAGAGgaagacgatgatgatgaatacCATGAAAATGAAGACATTGATGCTGAGGAGAACATTGgggatgaagatgcagacGATGACTTTGAAGACAAACGCTCCAGGTCTCACAAGCGTGCAAGGgctgatgatgagaataaATCAGAAACAGAAGATTCTAGAGGTGGTTCAGTGTTGCCGGGAACTCCCAGTGGCATCAAGAAGCCTCATTATTCAATTCCAGTAGATGATATGGGGGCACCACTTCCAGTGGTCAATGAAGAATACGATCTGCCCGACGACGAAGAGGGTGAAACTAAAATTACGAAGAATGGTGAATTATTGGGCGGTAGGCAATTCTTAGTGCGTTCGTTTACCCTGTTGGATAAAGGTCGCCGTAGATTTATGCTTTCTACTGAACCTGCTAGAGCCGTAGGATTCAGAGATTCCTACcttttcttccaatacCATCCAAACTTATACAAATACATCATCTCACAGGAACAGAAAAACGATTTGATTGATCGAAGTATACTTCCTTACTCCTACAGAAACAGACAGATTGCCTTAGTGACAGCTAGAAGTgtgttcaaagaatttggtgCTAAAATTATTGTGAATGGTAAAAACATCACAGATGATTATTATGCAACCAGACTGAGAGAGGAGGGACATGTGGTTGAAGGAACGTATGCTAGGGAGCCACCAAAGAAAGTAGTTCGACCAACGGATAGTCTCGATTATGCTATTGGTGCCATTAATCCAGCTAAAAATGCTGTTGAATTCTTCGATAAAAGACACCAAACCCATAACAGTGCTGCAGCTGGTGCTGCTTCGACAAATAAAGTTACTGCTACAAATTGGCTATACCAACATGCCGCAGCGTGCAGTAGATTTAACAGCGATTTGTTTTATGATAGAGTGAGGGTGCTACTAATAGAACAACATGGTATAAGAGATCCTTATACAAACACTCTGCACATTCCCTTGTCAACTCAATCCACATCTGTAGTGGGCGTTCGCAAATTACCCATTAAGAGAGATAGTAGGGATAATGACCAGGATTACCAAATAAAACACGAAACCTTAATCGCTGACCCAGATTTAACAAGAATCAAAACCGGTCTTTTAGGAATACCGAGTGAAATTTACGAGGATGTCGTCAGTGATGAAGTGAAAGAAGCCATTCGTGAACAGCAGAAATTCGAAAAGACGCTTCTGTAA